In the genome of Triticum urartu cultivar G1812 chromosome 5, Tu2.1, whole genome shotgun sequence, one region contains:
- the LOC125507428 gene encoding G-type lectin S-receptor-like serine/threonine-protein kinase At2g19130, which translates to MPPFLYILLGLLVLSHAAPRCSSARDTLMAGQVLAAVGGSKLVSRNGKFALGFFQPANTACTISGSKFHHNTSSSWFLGIWFNKIPVFTTVWVANREDPITHPKLNSTQLKISSDGNLVIIVNHADAGKDSVVWSTHIVNRTQTNNRNSSAIVLLNSGNLALLTNSQEMLWQSFDYPTDVLLPGAKFGRNKVTGLSRSVISKKSLTDPCLGSYSVELEGTSGIVLKRRNDPSVVYWQYASSKQSSLILKSLVYLDPLAKRLINPTYVNNNQEEYYMYTCLDDSSSIFASLDISGRIKLNFWLQAKQTWETIHAQPYDPCTTPATCGPFTVCNNNAYRLCDCMEGFSKKSLVDWESNDRTGGCIRNTPLHCSTSDKNITSSTDVFHRIAQVKLPYKPQTIVVVSSQRNCEEACLSSCSCTAYSFTNQLCSIWNGELLSVNLNYGTDNRAEDVLYVRLATKYFLLSLRKNKRKPNVGVIAAASIIGFGLIMLIVLSLIWRNRFKRFGLPLYDNQGSCGGIMVFRYTDLVHATRNFSEKLGGGGFGSVYKGVLSDMTSIAVKRLDSAYQGEKQFRAEVSSVGLIQHINIVKLIGFCSEGDKRLLVYEHMLNGSLDGHLFKKDNVNVVVLSWNTRYQITLGVARGLSYLHHNCHECIIHCDIKPENILVDASFVPKVADFGLATLVGRDFSRILTTLRGTAGYIAPEWLSGVAITPKIDVYSFGVVLLEILSGSRNSPETYNTSESYYVKYFPIKAINKLQGGDVGSLVDPKLHGDFNLEEAERICKVAFWCIQDNEFDRPTMGEVVKILEGLQEIDMPPMPRQLAAMKEHYDATSSMYIVNLHSQCA; encoded by the coding sequence ATGCCTCCTTTCCTCTACATATTACTCGGGCTTCTCGTACTCTCGCACGCAGCTCCTCGGTGCTCTTCCGCAAGGGACACTCTCATGGCAGGCCAAGTGCTTGCTGCCGTCGGTGGCAGCAAGCTCGTCTCAAGAAACGGCAAGTTCGCGCTGGGCTTCTTCCAACCAGCTAACACTGCATGCACCATCAGCGGTAGTAAGTTCCACCACAACACCAGCTCCAGTTGGTTTCTTGGCATATGGTTCAATAAAATCCCAGTTTTTACTACTGTGTGGGTAGCTAATAGGGAGGATCCCATCACACATCCCAAACTCAACTCAACACAGCTCAAGATCTCAAGTGATGGAAATCTTGTGATCATCGTAAACCATGCTGATGCCGGCAAGGACTCCGTTGTTTGGTCCACTCACATTGTCAATAGGACACAAACCAACAACAGAAACAGTAGTGCCATTGTTCTCTTGAACAGTGGAAACCTTGCCCTACTCACAAATAGCCAAGAGATGTTGTGGCAGAGCTTCGATTACCCAACAGATGTTTTGCTTCCCGGCGCCAAGTTTGGTCGGAACAAGGTCACCGGCTTGAGTCGTTCAGTCATTTCAAAGAAGAGCCTCACTGATCCATGTCTTGGCTCATATAGTGTTGAACTAGAAGGCACCAGTGGGATCGTCCTCAAGCGCCGCAACGACCCTTCCGTAGTGTATTGGCAATATGCATCATCCAAACAATCATCATTGATACTCAAGTCACTGGTATATTTGGATCCTCTGGCCAAACGATTGATTAACCCAACATATGTTAATAACAACCAAGAGGAGTACTACATGTACACTTGTTTGGATGATTCATCTTCCATATTTGCTTCACTAGATATCTCTGGTCGGATAAAACTAAACTTTTGGTTGCAAGCCAAACAGACTTGGGAAACCATACATGCCCAACCTTACGATCCATGCACTACTCCTGCTACATGCGGACCTTTCACAGTCTGCAACAACAATGCATATCGATTATGTGATTGTATGGAGGGATTCTCTAAGAAGTCACTGGTGGACTGGGAGTCTAATGATCGAACAGGAGGATGCATCCGAAATACACCACTACATTGCAGCACTAGTGACAAAAACATTACAAGTTCAACAGACGTGTTTCACCGCATTGCTCAAGTTAAATTGCCTTACAAGCCCCAAACAATAGTCGTTGTTAGCAGTCAAAGAAACTGTGAAGAAGCTTGCCTCAGTTCCTGCTCATGCACTGCTTATTCCTTTACCAATCAACTATGCTCTATCTGGAATGGAGAATTGCTTAGTGTAAATCTGAATTATGGCACTGATAATAGAGCTGAAGATGTTCTTTACGTTCGCCTTGCCACAAAATATTTTCTACTAAGTTtgagaaaaaacaaaagaaaaccaaACGTTGGAGTTATTGCTGCTGCAAGCATTATTGGTTTTGGATTAATAATGCTCATAGTATTGTCACTGATTTGGAGGAACAGATTCAAGCGATTTGGTTTGCCTTTATATGATAATCAAGGCAGTTGTGGAGGGATTATGGTCTTTAGATACACTGATTTAGTCCATGCTACTAGAAACTTCTCAGAAAAGCTAGGAGGTGGTGGTTTTGGTTCTGTATACAAGGGAGTACTAAGTGACATGACTAGTATAGCAGTGAAAAGGCTTGATAGTGCCTATCAAGGAGAGAAGCAATTCAGGGCAGAGGTGAGCTCAGTTGGGCTGATCCAACATATCAACATAGTCAAATTGATTGGTTTCTGCAGCGAAGGTGATAAAAGGCTACTTGTGTATGAGCACATGTTAAATGGATCTCTTGATGGCCATCTATTTAAGAAGGACAATGTTAATGTTGTTGTCCTAAGTTGGAACACCAGATATCAAATAACCCTTGGAGTTGCGAGAGGATTGTCCTACTTGCATCATAATTGTCATGAATGCATCATACATTGTGATATTAAGCCAGAGAATATACTTGTAGATGCATCATTTGTTCCCAAAGTTGCAGATTTTGGCTTGGCAACATTAGTGGGAAGGGATTTTAGTCGAATCCTGACCACATTAAGAGGAACTGCAGGTTATATTGCCCCAGAGTGGCTTAGCGGAGTTGCTATTACACCGAAAATTGATGTTTATAGCTTTGGCGTGGTACTTTTGGAAATCTTATCTGGAAGTAGGAATTCACCAGAAACATACAATACTAGTGAGAGCTACTATGTCAAATATTTTCCAATTAAAGCCATCAACAAGCTTCAGGGTGGTGACGTGGGAAGTTTGGTCGACCCGAAATTACATGGTGACTTCAACTTGGAAGAGGCTGAACGGATTTGCAAAGTTGCATTTTGGTGCATACAAGATAATGAGTTTGATCGACCAACGATGGGTGAAGTGGTCAAGATTCTCGAGGGTCTGCAGGAGATTGATATGCCCCCGATGCCGAGACAACTTGCTGCTATGAAGGAACACTATGATGCAACATCTTCAATGTACATAGTAAACCTGCATAGTCAATGTGCCTAA